The genomic DNA aagattcatacaagtgagaatggtgctgatatgtttacgaaatctttgcctaaggacaagtttgaagattgtcgggagagagcgggtttattggagcccgcgaagttgcgctgacgggggagatttgttgggtcagctcatttggtagctgggcctaacaaattaataaagcccattagggcatatttaattaaggaaaaaaacacagcagtttttttgggttgatttttctctctctcttccaagcagcaattcctccattgcagcagcaggttcttcttctgatttcctttatctcttctccatttggttagccatctttagtgatgatgataatgtatgtgaatgacaagttaggattaggtcaattgataacttttgttagattacctctaggcttgtattgaattacattgtatacccatttgatatagtggatgatttaagtggccgaagtgtcccgtggtgtttacctaatttgggttttccacgtaaaatcttggtgtcctgctctctgtttttgattgtttgatgctcaattgttttggctgcctatttgattacacaaaagggaaaaagaattgttaggccttgttgtagcttgtttatttctgaattgctaaacaggtgctattattcgatttctccaacataAGCTTTGAGATATATCTTCGAACTACCTCGGTATTGAGTTGGTAATGCCCTCGATAGACTATTATATGTGGTTGGGTGTCGTTGACCGGATTATGTAAGGTGATTTCCATTCcaaagaaataaattttgaatgtattcaaaaaaatgtatttttaatacaaatcaTAACAACTTCTACTCATTATGAGTAATGTTCTCTCATCCTTTGGTTGGATAGTTTCTTAGAGATATTTATACTTCCTCACATTGTACTAACATCTTTTAAATTTAGTGGTAATTATCTATAAACGTTAGTGGACAATCAATTATTAAGACATCTTTTAAACTCAggataataagattaaaaaaatagaaaaatattttatttcagttcatattatttttgtaaatacaactattctatttatatactagaaaaaaaaatcttaaacttATAAACCTCCATAATTCTTAAATGGTcaaaattaatgtttattaagacacctattaaacaaaagataataaCGCCTAATATTAACTAGACTTTTAAACTGTCAGATgactttttaatttcttaattaattttattttcaacactcccctataaaattaatttttctcctTGATTCCAAGCATTCTATTCATTTTATTGAAAATCTCCACTCCAAGAGGCTATGTAAAAATATCTGCAATTTGATTAACATATTTCACATTTTCAAGTTTCATCTCTTTTTTTGTAATGTTCTCTCAGATGAAGTGATATTGTGTATCGATGTGTTACTTCGATCATGAAAAATAGGATTCTTTGCTAGAGCTTGACCAGACTTGTTGTTGACAAAATTGTGGTTGCTTCATTCTCTAACAAACCTATCTCCTTCAACATTATTCTTACTCAGATTGCGTGACAAGCGCATATTGTCATCGCGACATATTCAGCTTCACAAGATGATAGCGATAATATCGCTTGTTTCTTCGAACTCTACGAAATTGCATTATAccccataaaaaataaaaatccagaTGTTCTCTTACGATCATCTATATCTCCGACAAAATCACTATCGGAATATCCAACAAGTTGAAATTTCTTGAAAGATGAATAAAATAGTCCAAAATCAATAGTACctttcaaatatctcaaaatccTCTTTGTCGCGTTCTTGTGTTCCGTCGTGGGAACGTCAATGAATTGACTAATAATTCCCACACCTAAAAGAATATCTGACCGAGTACATATCAAATACCTTAGACATCCAATGAGACTTTTGAGCAGTGTGGGATCCATCTTTTCTCCCTTTTCGTTCTTGCTCAATTTAGCTCCAATCTCCATAGGGGTATCCAACGATTTAGTA from Impatiens glandulifera chromosome 9, dImpGla2.1, whole genome shotgun sequence includes the following:
- the LOC124914339 gene encoding secreted RxLR effector protein 161-like; this encodes MAQEFEMTDIGFISFNLKLKVRQLDDGFFVGQQARVKEVMDRFNMSNTKSLDTPMEIGAKLSKNEKGEKMDPTLLKSLIGCLRYLICTRSDILLGVGIISQFIDVPTTEHKNATKRILRYLKGTIDFGLFYSSFKKFQLVGYSDSDFVGDIDDRKRTSGFLFFMGYNAIS